The nucleotide sequence TGCAGCTGCATGGCGATCCTCCCGGCCGTTCCGGCTTGTCCGCCTTCCGGGGCGGAAGAGACCCCGAAAAAAACGGATGACTCGTCTATTATAGACGAGTCTCCCGGAATGGGCCACGAAATTTCACTGATTTCTGCCGGTGAGGGAAAGGAAACCGGGGATGCTTCTTTTCCTGTCATCCAGACGGCCTGATTTTCGCCGGATCGCGTCCCCGGAGGGGGAGGATCTGGGCTTGTCTCCGGAAAACCAACTGCGAGATCCTTCACTTCGTTCAGGATGACAAACCGGGATCCTCGCATTCGCTCGGGATGACGACCAAAGCGGCCATGAATCCGGATTCAGAATGACATAGAGGGTGTCATCCTGAGGCCGGGGTCATGGCCGATCTCGTCCCCGGAGGGGAAGGATCTCGGGGTTGTTTTGGGTTTGCTCAACTTGATTCTGAAAGCCCTAAAACCAGATCCTTCACTTCGTTCAGGATGACAAACCGGGATCCTCGCATTAGCTCGGGATGACAACCCAAGCGGCCGTGTATCCGGATTCAGAATGACAGAGAACCGGGTCTCAGAGGAGGTCCGGGAAGGGGCACGCCGCCATGGCCAGGGCAATTTCCTCCGCGGAGTGGAATTCTCCCCCGTTCATGCCGGGACAGGTCAGGGCGGCCTCGTCCCAGGCGTCACGGGAAGCGAGCAGGACGGGCCAGAAGGGAAAGAGCCTGCACTGGAGGGGACGGACAGGATAGATGCTGCACCGGTTTGTTTCCCCGTTATGAAAGACGCATTCGCCCCCGCTCTTTTCCTTCAGGCTCGGGGCGCGCCACCTGCCGGTGACGTAGCGGTTCCTGAACTCTTCGGTCCCGGTGCCGAGAAAGGCGGCCATGGCAGCCTCCTCTTCCGGGGTGAAATAGATGGCTCCCGGCTCACCCCGGCAGCACCTGCCGCATCCGAGGCAGGTGAACCGCAGGCCTTCTTCCCACCACACCTAGGATGGGCTTCCTTTCTCTTTTTCCTTCCCTTCCAGGTGAGGAACGAGGGATTCGTAGAGCATTTTCCACATGCCCGAACCGCCGCTGCGGGCAAGATATTCCGATGACATTTCCACGGAGAGGTCTTCGAGGGGACCGAAGGGGCGGTCCCGGTCCTCCCGCCCGCCGAATTCCCTGGCGTTGGAGGCCATTTTTTTCCAGAGTTCCGCCAGGAGGATGGATTCGAAGTGCTGGCAGGCCTCCCGGAGCCGTTCGTGTTCCTTTTTGGCCTTTGCGTCGTCCGGCGCCTGGGAAGGCCGGGAGGAGAGGGTCGCCGCGGCGAGGGGATGGAAGAGTGCCACGGCTACATCACCACCAGTTCGCCGTGGAGCGCGCCGGCTTCCTTGACCGCCTGGAGGATGGCGATAACGTCCCTCGGGGAGGCCCCTACCGAGTTGAGGGCGTCCACCAGTTCCTTCACGGTGCTCGTGGAGTCGAGGGCGATGAGCTGGGCCGCAGTTTCCTGGGCCTGGATGTCGGTGCGGGGCTGAACGGCGGTCCGTCCGCCGGCGAAGGGCTGGGGCTGGACCACTTCGGGGCTTTCGGTGACCTGGACGGTGAGGTTGCCGTGGGCCACGGCGACGGAGCTGATCCTCACGTCCCCGCCCATGACCACCGTTCCGGTCCGTTCGTTCACCGCCACCCGGGCCGCGCTGTCGGGCCGGAGGGAGAGCCCTTCGATCCGGGCGAGGAAAGCCGCCGGTGAGGATGCGTACTGGGGAGGCACGTTGACGGCCACCCGCCCCGCATCCACCGCCATGGCCACCGCGCCGAAGGCGCTGTTGATGGCCCGGGCCATCCGGTCGGAGGTGGTGAAGTCCGGGTTCCGGAGCAGGAGGTTCACCTGTCTGCCCATAAGGGTGAAGTCGGTCTGGACGTCCCGTTCGACGATGGCGCCGCCGGGGACGCGCCCCACGGTGACCACGTTCTTCGACACCGATCCCGCCGCGCCTCCTGCGGCGAACCCGCCCACCATGACGGGTCCCTGGGCCACGGCATACACTCCTCCGTCCGCTCCCTTGAGGGGAACCTGGAGGAGGGTGCCGCCCTGGAGGCTCTTGGCGTCGCCCATGGTGCTCACGGTGACGTCTATTTTCTGCCCGGGCCGGGCGAAGGCGGGAAGGTCGGCTGTGATGGTGACCACCGCCACGTTCCGGCTCTTCACGGCCTTGTCGTTCAGGGTGACCCCGAACTGGCTCATGAGGTTCCGGATCATCTGGGTAGCCATGGTTCCCTTGTCGCCCGTGCCCTGAAGGCCCATGACGATGCCCACTCCCACGAGCTGGTTCGACCGGACTCCTTCCACGTCGGCGAGGTCCTTGATCCTCACTGTGGGGTGTATCTCGGCCCCCAGTGCGGCCGGGGCCGTCAGGAGAAGGAAGAGGAAGGCCGCCGCGATTCTGCCCTTGAATGTCATGAGCTGCTCCTCCCTAGAAAATGGTCTGCAGGATCTGGGTCAGGATGCCGGGCTTCTGGAGGCGGGTGAGCGCTCCCTTGCCCCTGACGCCTATCTCCGCGTTGGCGATCTTGTCGCTCGAAATCTGGTTGTAGCTGTCCACGTCCTGGGGACGGATGACCCCCACCACCTGG is from Aminivibrio pyruvatiphilus and encodes:
- a CDS encoding flagellar basal body P-ring protein FlgI encodes the protein MTFKGRIAAAFLFLLLTAPAALGAEIHPTVRIKDLADVEGVRSNQLVGVGIVMGLQGTGDKGTMATQMIRNLMSQFGVTLNDKAVKSRNVAVVTITADLPAFARPGQKIDVTVSTMGDAKSLQGGTLLQVPLKGADGGVYAVAQGPVMVGGFAAGGAAGSVSKNVVTVGRVPGGAIVERDVQTDFTLMGRQVNLLLRNPDFTTSDRMARAINSAFGAVAMAVDAGRVAVNVPPQYASSPAAFLARIEGLSLRPDSAARVAVNERTGTVVMGGDVRISSVAVAHGNLTVQVTESPEVVQPQPFAGGRTAVQPRTDIQAQETAAQLIALDSTSTVKELVDALNSVGASPRDVIAILQAVKEAGALHGELVVM
- a CDS encoding YkgJ family cysteine cluster protein, whose product is MWWEEGLRFTCLGCGRCCRGEPGAIYFTPEEEAAMAAFLGTGTEEFRNRYVTGRWRAPSLKEKSGGECVFHNGETNRCSIYPVRPLQCRLFPFWPVLLASRDAWDEAALTCPGMNGGEFHSAEEIALAMAACPFPDLL